One genomic segment of Hordeum vulgare subsp. vulgare chromosome 2H, MorexV3_pseudomolecules_assembly, whole genome shotgun sequence includes these proteins:
- the LOC123426089 gene encoding uncharacterized protein LOC123426089, translating into MVLKQPYRHPNFGTNKAEGMSQTAMAMNAAQVEDLQEIEGYDNNYKRRVGTPMDNRRSPLTVKPAKLNMVEFEGEDPESWIQNLEQYFAAARTPIEHRTELAISYLKGPVVQWWRGTGFAPGNIAWHKFCSLLSERFSVQSVCDIVTSFHAVKQVATVASYVEQFEHLMNIMRRENPGIPNEYYVTSFIAGLQPYIKSHVECFKPKDMQTAVWYARRMEKAQPPSVVVQTKPYFQQAKRRVNFDQPTGQSGTSPIAKGTIIQQAKQNQVCYKCREPWVPGHRQVCKMSQKAQVQALLSQKVESSDVIFVTDFEDPDLETQEAPSPKIVLQVSVHAAHGFSSVKNTFILSVKIGEATATALVDSGSTATFVSPEIASKMSIAPTANTKVKVVVASGEVLWNEFTVRNCPYEIQGSAFCDSFRVLKLTGYDMVLGVDWLKKYSPVQMDFIKMELKIAGTQGQVITFVDEAVPLEKITESKENTSKLMEQAVCGFFLFPLCGAEYELAATEVPNDLQPLLQQYEKLFHEPSGLPPSRPVITEFHS; encoded by the coding sequence ATGGTATTGAAGCAACCCTACAGACATCCCAATTTTGGCACTAACAAAGCTGAAGGAATGAGTCAAACTGCAATGGCAATGAATGCTGCTCAAGTGGAGGATCTGCAGGAAATAGAAGGATATGATAACAACTATAAAAGAAGAGTAGGTACTCCAATGGACAATAGAAGAAGCCCTCTCACTGTGAAACCTGCTAAGTTGAACATGGTGGAATTTGAAGGAGAAGATCCTGAATCTTGGATACAGAATTTAGAACAGTATTTCGCTGCTGCCAGAACACCTATTGAGCACAGAACTGAATTAGCAATATCATACCTGAAAGGACCTGTTGTGCAGTGGTGGAGAGGCACTGGTTTTGCACCTGGTAACATTGCTTGGCATAAGTTCTGCTCCTTGTTGTCTGAGAGATTTTCAGTGCAGTCGGTCTGTGATATTGTCACTTCCTTCCATGCTGTCAAACAAGTAGCAACTGTGGCAAGCTATGTAGAACAGTTTGAGCACCTGATGAACATCATGAGGAGGGAAAACCCTGGGATTCCCAATGAATATTATGTAACTAGCTTTATAGCTGGCCTACAACCTTACATCAAAAGTCACGTGGAGTGTTTCAAACCCAAAGATATGCAGACTGCTGTGTGGTATGCCAGGAGAATGGAAAAGGCACAACCACCATCTGTAGTGGTTCAGACAAAGCCCTACTTTCAGCAAGCTAAGAGGCGGGTGAATTTTGATCAACCAACTGGTCAGAGTGGCACATCTCCTATAGCAAAAGGTACAATTATTCAGCAGGCTAAACAAAACCAAGTTTGTTACAAAtgcagagaaccatgggttccagGACACAGACAGGTGTGCAAGATGAGCCAGAAAGCACAGGTTCAAGCCCTACTAAGTCAGAAGGTGGAAAGTTCAGATGTGATCTTTGTTACAGACTTTGAGGATCCTGACTTGGAAACACAGGAGGCACCATCCCCAAAAATTGTATTGCAAGTTTCAGTACATGCTGCTCATGGCTTCAGCTCTGTCAAGAACACATTCATCCTGTCAGTGAAGATTGGAGAGGCGACAGCTACTGCCTTGGTAGACAGTGGAAGTACTGCTACATTTGTGTCACCTGAAATCGCTAGTAAAATGTCCATTGCACCTACAGCTAACACTAAGGTCAAAGTGGTAGTAGCTAGTGGAGAAGTACTATGGAATGAGTTTACTGTCAGAAACTGTCCTTATGAGATTCAGGGCAGTGCATTTTGTGACAGTTTCAGAGTCCTCAAGTTAACTGGGTATGACATGGTATTGGGAGTGGATTGGCTAAAGAAGTATAGTCCAGTTCAAATGGACTTTATTAAGATGGAATTGAAAATTGCAGGCACACAAGGCCAAGTGATAACATTTGTGGATGAAGCTGTTCCCTTGGAAAAAATTACTGAGAGCAAGGAAAACACCAGTAAATTAATGGAACAAGCTGTGTGTGGCTTCTTCTTGTTTCCATTATGTGGAGCAGAATATGAGCTAGCAGCAACTGAGGTACCTAATGATCTACAACCCCTCCTTCAACAGTATGAGAAGTTATTCCATGAGCCTAGTGGACTTCCCCCTAGCAGACCTGTGATCACAGAATTCCACTCATAG